A portion of the Acidisarcina polymorpha genome contains these proteins:
- a CDS encoding lipid-binding SYLF domain-containing protein: MKKVFTSLCLLGAVTLSANAATDRATLDSRIQAATSTIKQIMDVPDNAIPDKIAQQATCIGVIPGLKKGAFIFGAEYGRGVVTCRTGQGWSAPVFITLGGGSFGLQLGGQSTDVVLVAVNDKGFQDLLKSKFKIGGDAAASAGPVGRNSQAATDWKLNAELLTYSRSKGLFAGIDLNGASVTQSMDDTKSFYGEGHTFEDILKGNVPVPDDAKPFVRTVAKYFHSVQQ; encoded by the coding sequence ATGAAAAAGGTTTTTACATCACTTTGCCTGTTAGGGGCAGTCACGTTGTCTGCCAATGCCGCCACCGACCGGGCAACATTGGACAGCCGCATCCAAGCCGCCACCAGCACCATCAAGCAGATCATGGATGTGCCGGACAACGCTATTCCGGATAAGATCGCGCAGCAAGCAACCTGCATCGGTGTGATTCCTGGGCTCAAAAAGGGCGCCTTCATCTTCGGCGCGGAGTATGGGCGTGGAGTAGTCACCTGCCGCACTGGCCAGGGCTGGAGCGCTCCGGTCTTTATTACCCTGGGTGGCGGCTCCTTTGGCCTGCAGCTTGGCGGTCAATCGACGGACGTCGTCCTGGTTGCCGTGAATGACAAGGGATTTCAGGATCTTCTCAAGTCGAAGTTCAAGATTGGCGGCGACGCTGCTGCCTCGGCTGGCCCGGTTGGACGTAACTCCCAGGCTGCAACCGATTGGAAGCTCAATGCCGAGCTCCTCACCTACTCCCGTAGCAAGGGCCTCTTCGCCGGAATTGACCTTAACGGCGCATCCGTGACTCAGAGCATGGACGACACCAAGAGCTTCTACGGAGAAGGGCACACCTTCGAAGACATCCTGAAGGGCAATGTTCCCGTGCCGGATGACGCGAAGCCTTTCGTCCGCACCGTAGCCAAGTACTTCCATTCCGTTCAGCAGTAG
- a CDS encoding chitobiase/beta-hexosaminidase C-terminal domain-containing protein, producing MYAFDAGSNGGSDAKPLWKSSLLAGTGSKPTVYTILGTPVIDPTTNTMYVAAMTSDSGTWTARLHALDITTGLEKFGGPTLIQGSVAGTGSGSVGGVLTFNAGLEIQRAGLLLQNGVVYVPFASINDNGAWHGWIFSYSAATMQPISIFCTTPNGTGGGIWQGGAGLAAEVNNPNQPFGRMFVSTGNGTIATAPPYTNSQSYAMSLIDLDLTGGVMTVEDEFTPFNAASLDAQDGDLGSGGAVLLPSQVLASGTTLNPLVHVGKYGTITILNRNQLGGYNTTADQVVQEVKTPSSGYSSWGSGIWGSPAYWNNKIYFGGVPSGGTNSVTAYSFVKGVLSSAPTSQTAEQFAYPGPTPSISANGTHSGIVWVLKNDAYTISGPALLLAYDATNLANLLYASNANSARDTPGPAIRFNVPTVANGRVYVGTANQLSVYGILGNLPTVASPIFTPSSTGFVGSQVVSISDASPGAKIYYTTDGSTPSISSNLYTGPFTITSSKIITAVANAPGYLQGPSSTATYTSSVTTMDPSLSLAAGEYSGPQMLTITDSSPGAVIYYTVDGSTPTTSSNIYAQPLNIPVPETVQTLAVAPGLSPSFVVTAVYTIDPLYTFAYPNGFVGSESTIQFNGSTTLDDFRLQLTNGGLNEQSSAFYNTPVNIQAFTTDFVFQLSNPQGDGLTFTIQNSGPNAVGGNGDALGYATIPNSVAVKFDLVNDQGEGPDSTGIYLNGAMPTVPAIDLTNTGINLHSGDYMQAHITYDGAALNLSITDQITGAKWSHSFAVNIPAAVGANTAYVGFTASSDSVSASQKVTYWTYLGSQLTVPNYPAGFDNGNLVMNGNAALTGSTLHLTNGGASQLSSAYFSQAVPIAKFTTDFDFQFTGATADGFTFVLQNAGTTAIGAGGGGLGYSGIPQSAAIKFDIYNNAGEGSDSTGFYQNGAPPTIPSIDLTPSSLGLNLGHLDHAHIVYDGSVLTWTITDPLGHRFNTNSKTVSLSEILGGYTAYVGFTAASGDGTAIQNIVDWTYTSP from the coding sequence ATGTACGCATTCGACGCGGGAAGCAATGGCGGCAGCGATGCTAAACCTTTGTGGAAGTCTTCATTGCTTGCTGGCACCGGCAGTAAACCTACTGTCTATACGATCCTTGGCACGCCAGTCATCGACCCAACCACAAACACGATGTACGTGGCGGCTATGACGTCAGACAGCGGAACCTGGACTGCTCGATTGCACGCGCTGGATATTACAACAGGGCTGGAGAAGTTTGGTGGCCCTACCTTAATCCAGGGATCGGTCGCCGGAACTGGAAGTGGCAGCGTCGGAGGGGTACTCACTTTCAACGCCGGCCTCGAAATTCAGCGAGCCGGACTACTCTTGCAAAACGGCGTAGTCTACGTCCCCTTCGCCTCGATTAACGATAACGGCGCTTGGCATGGCTGGATCTTCTCGTATAGTGCAGCGACCATGCAGCCAATCAGCATCTTCTGCACCACTCCGAACGGAACCGGTGGGGGAATATGGCAAGGGGGTGCGGGGCTTGCGGCAGAGGTGAACAATCCCAACCAGCCATTCGGCAGGATGTTTGTCTCGACGGGCAATGGGACCATCGCGACTGCTCCACCTTATACAAACAGCCAGAGTTATGCGATGAGCTTGATCGATCTTGATCTTACTGGCGGGGTGATGACCGTTGAAGATGAGTTCACACCTTTCAACGCAGCGTCCCTGGACGCTCAGGATGGTGACCTAGGTTCGGGGGGCGCCGTGTTGTTACCAAGTCAGGTTCTGGCATCCGGAACAACTCTGAATCCACTGGTGCACGTGGGCAAGTATGGCACGATCACCATTCTAAACCGGAATCAATTGGGCGGTTATAACACGACAGCCGATCAGGTAGTGCAAGAGGTAAAGACTCCCAGTTCAGGCTACAGTAGTTGGGGATCGGGTATCTGGGGATCTCCTGCTTACTGGAATAATAAAATCTATTTTGGCGGGGTTCCTTCCGGCGGGACAAACAGCGTGACGGCCTACTCCTTCGTCAAGGGTGTTCTCTCGTCAGCGCCAACTAGCCAGACAGCGGAGCAGTTTGCGTACCCAGGTCCTACGCCTTCCATTTCCGCGAACGGAACTCACAGCGGCATTGTGTGGGTCCTGAAGAACGATGCTTACACAATCTCAGGGCCGGCCCTCTTATTGGCCTATGACGCCACCAACCTCGCGAATCTCCTTTATGCAAGCAATGCAAACTCGGCGCGCGACACTCCGGGTCCGGCTATACGATTCAACGTGCCTACCGTGGCCAACGGCAGAGTATACGTCGGTACCGCCAATCAGTTGAGCGTATATGGGATCCTTGGCAATCTACCAACCGTCGCTTCCCCGATCTTCACCCCATCCTCAACAGGCTTCGTTGGTTCTCAGGTAGTGAGCATCTCCGATGCATCGCCCGGGGCAAAAATCTACTATACAACCGATGGTTCGACACCCTCGATAAGTTCAAACCTTTACACTGGCCCGTTCACGATTACTTCGAGCAAGATCATCACGGCTGTTGCCAACGCACCAGGATACTTGCAAGGCCCCTCGTCGACTGCAACTTACACCTCGTCAGTTACAACTATGGACCCGTCCCTTTCGTTGGCGGCCGGAGAGTACTCAGGTCCGCAGATGCTGACCATTACCGATAGCTCTCCAGGAGCAGTCATTTACTACACCGTCGATGGATCCACTCCGACAACCTCCTCGAATATCTACGCTCAGCCTCTGAATATCCCCGTTCCAGAGACCGTACAAACACTCGCTGTTGCTCCAGGTCTCTCGCCTAGCTTTGTGGTAACGGCTGTTTATACTATCGATCCGCTTTACACGTTCGCCTATCCGAATGGTTTTGTAGGGTCGGAGAGTACTATCCAGTTCAACGGCAGCACCACTCTAGACGATTTTCGTCTACAGCTGACCAACGGCGGCTTGAATGAACAAAGTAGTGCATTCTATAACACCCCTGTTAACATCCAGGCATTTACTACCGATTTTGTCTTTCAGCTATCGAACCCTCAAGGAGATGGACTTACTTTTACCATTCAGAACAGCGGGCCGAACGCTGTCGGCGGTAATGGAGACGCACTTGGCTATGCCACTATTCCCAACAGTGTGGCGGTCAAGTTCGACTTAGTCAACGACCAGGGAGAAGGACCCGATTCCACCGGTATTTATCTCAACGGCGCTATGCCCACCGTTCCAGCTATCGATCTGACGAATACCGGCATCAATCTGCATAGCGGAGACTACATGCAAGCGCACATCACTTATGATGGCGCCGCCCTGAACCTGAGCATCACCGACCAGATTACTGGCGCCAAATGGTCGCATTCCTTTGCCGTCAACATACCGGCAGCGGTTGGCGCAAATACCGCTTATGTCGGCTTCACTGCTTCGAGCGACTCAGTCTCGGCAAGCCAAAAGGTCACCTACTGGACTTACCTGGGCAGCCAATTGACTGTGCCGAACTATCCTGCTGGCTTCGACAACGGCAATCTCGTGATGAATGGGAACGCAGCACTGACGGGCAGCACGCTCCATCTAACGAATGGAGGCGCAAGTCAGTTATCAAGTGCTTACTTCTCCCAGGCAGTACCAATTGCAAAATTCACAACAGACTTCGATTTTCAATTTACGGGCGCGACGGCCGATGGGTTTACCTTCGTTCTGCAGAATGCAGGAACCACCGCAATCGGCGCCGGCGGGGGCGGACTTGGTTACAGCGGCATACCTCAGAGCGCAGCGATCAAATTCGACATCTATAACAATGCTGGAGAAGGATCCGACTCGACGGGTTTCTACCAGAATGGCGCTCCTCCCACGATACCGTCGATCGATCTCACCCCTTCGTCTTTGGGTTTAAACCTGGGGCATCTCGATCATGCGCATATCGTCTACGATGGTTCGGTACTCACCTGGACAATCACAGATCCGCTGGGGCATCGGTTCAACACCAACAGTAAGACGGTCAGCCTGTCGGAGATCCTCGGAGGATACACGGCGTACGTGGGCTTCACTGCCGCAAGTGGGGATGGAACAGCGATTCAAAACATCGTCGACTGGACATATACGAGTCCTTAG
- a CDS encoding site-2 protease family protein, translated as MLAFRQLLRRLNPAPVSRRQAALSILLGVVTIITTTSTGALYMWNFRRGIPAFATVGDFVPFMWVFKHPGELAGGLSFSLTLLAILLAHEFGHWLLCAYHRVVASWPYLLPAPTLSGTAGAVIRIRFGIPSLDALMDVGIAGPVAGCVVAIPATLVGLLLSKTAAGPVQPVLIQLNAPLAMRLLYAPMRLLAPSFPSLDNLLWHPVLIAAWVGLFVTSLNLIPAGQLDGGHVLYAISRRWHRWITIAVPGLLLIAGLTLWVGWLLWGVILLIPAMRHPYVAAYPELSGNRGRFGWLAVLMLVLTFLPAPFADAGLLGYLR; from the coding sequence GTGCTGGCTTTTCGACAACTCCTTCGACGGCTAAACCCGGCGCCGGTCTCTCGCCGACAGGCGGCATTGTCGATCCTGCTCGGGGTCGTGACGATAATCACCACTACGAGTACTGGCGCTCTCTACATGTGGAACTTCCGGAGGGGCATTCCGGCCTTTGCCACGGTTGGGGACTTTGTGCCGTTTATGTGGGTTTTCAAGCATCCGGGCGAACTGGCTGGCGGTTTGTCCTTCTCCCTGACCCTATTGGCAATTCTGCTGGCGCATGAATTTGGCCATTGGCTGCTCTGTGCGTACCACCGGGTTGTTGCTTCCTGGCCTTATCTGCTGCCTGCACCGACGCTGAGCGGCACGGCGGGCGCCGTGATCCGCATACGATTCGGCATTCCGTCGCTCGACGCGCTGATGGATGTGGGCATTGCGGGGCCGGTTGCCGGCTGTGTCGTGGCGATTCCTGCGACTCTGGTTGGTTTGCTGCTGTCGAAGACGGCGGCGGGACCGGTACAACCGGTACTGATCCAACTGAACGCTCCGCTGGCCATGAGGCTGTTATATGCACCAATGCGACTACTGGCGCCGTCGTTTCCTTCGCTGGACAACTTACTTTGGCATCCGGTCCTGATTGCCGCCTGGGTCGGCTTGTTCGTCACCTCTCTCAACTTGATTCCAGCCGGGCAGTTGGATGGCGGCCATGTTCTTTATGCGATTTCGCGGCGGTGGCACCGTTGGATCACGATCGCCGTTCCCGGACTGCTGCTGATTGCCGGTCTGACGTTGTGGGTGGGTTGGCTCTTGTGGGGCGTAATCCTGCTGATCCCGGCGATGCGGCATCCCTATGTTGCGGCGTATCCGGAGTTGAGCGGTAACCGTGGCCGCTTTGGATGGCTGGCAGTGTTGATGCTGGTGCTGACGTTCTTGCCTGCTCCTTTCGCTGACGCCGGGCTGCTGGGCTATCTGCGATGA
- a CDS encoding lysophospholipid acyltransferase family protein, whose amino-acid sequence MRRKLEFVAVLLLIRCLGWLPRNAARAVGAGIGAAAYILLHRLRRVGYRNLQIAFPQLSRYEMTRLLRAEYRNLGWLLAEFCQMRKYTPENTRNFLSYDGLERYLAARDAGKGVLILTGHLGAWELSSFYHSLMGYPMSMVIRRLDNEAVDRLVNSIRCLHGNNVVHKDDFARGLISAMRQGETVGILMDTNMTPPQGLFVDFFGTPACTASGMARVALKTGAVVLPGFLLWEEASRRYVLHFGEPLELIRTGDNEANIIANTAMFTKVLEQYIRQYPEQWLWLHRRWKTRPEGEPPIYAP is encoded by the coding sequence TTGCGAAGAAAGCTTGAGTTTGTTGCCGTCCTGCTGTTGATCCGCTGCCTGGGTTGGTTGCCGCGCAATGCGGCCCGCGCCGTGGGAGCCGGCATTGGCGCTGCGGCGTATATCCTGTTGCACCGTCTTCGTCGAGTCGGCTACCGAAACCTGCAAATTGCCTTTCCGCAGCTCTCCCGCTACGAGATGACTCGGTTGCTTCGGGCAGAGTATCGCAATCTAGGCTGGCTGCTTGCCGAATTCTGCCAGATGCGGAAGTACACTCCAGAAAATACCAGGAATTTCCTCAGCTACGATGGGCTGGAACGATATCTGGCGGCCCGCGATGCTGGGAAGGGGGTTCTCATCCTTACCGGCCATCTGGGCGCTTGGGAGCTTTCCAGCTTCTACCACTCGCTCATGGGCTACCCGATGAGTATGGTGATCCGCCGGCTGGATAACGAAGCCGTCGATCGCCTGGTCAACAGCATCCGCTGTCTTCACGGGAACAATGTGGTTCATAAAGATGACTTCGCCCGCGGTTTGATCTCCGCGATGCGCCAGGGCGAAACCGTGGGCATACTCATGGACACCAACATGACTCCGCCGCAGGGGCTTTTCGTGGACTTCTTCGGAACCCCAGCCTGCACTGCTTCCGGGATGGCGCGTGTCGCCCTCAAGACGGGCGCGGTCGTGCTTCCCGGATTCCTGCTGTGGGAAGAGGCCAGTCGGCGCTACGTCCTCCATTTCGGGGAACCGCTGGAACTGATTCGTACCGGTGACAACGAGGCAAACATCATCGCCAATACCGCTATGTTCACCAAGGTGCTGGAACAATATATCCGCCAATATCCTGAACAGTGGCTATGGCTGCATCGCCGCTGGAAGACTCGGCCGGAAGGCGAGCCGCCCATTTACGCCCCTTAG
- a CDS encoding Gfo/Idh/MocA family protein, with amino-acid sequence MTTRRAFLETLAIGSAGFAIASSAKSYGQIMGSNDRLNFAVIGLNSRAYAHLSSLKANKNTARISHICDVDSNILKKFADSVQQEMGYSAATGKDFREILQAKDVDAITIASPDHWHTPMAIAGLKAGKHVYVEKPCSHNPAEGALLVSAQQKYGKLVQMGTQQRSSPHTIEIVDKIHNGLIGRAYFAKAWYSNTRKSIGTGKQAAVPPQLDWELWQGPAPRRPYTDNVQPYNWHWFRIYGTGEALNNGTHEVDVCRWALGVDYPNRVTASGGRYQFKDDWQFYDTLVTSFEYDDKFLSWEGKSCQGMKYYNRDRGSTIMGTTGSVLVDRDGYEVYDAKGNKASEFKVGKETSSSDLIGRDSMTDLHFANFIAGIQKGEKLHAPIEVGNVAVTMLQISNIAWEVNREMHLDTQNGKIKNDAKAMEMWQRDYEKGWAPTI; translated from the coding sequence ATGACGACTCGGCGTGCGTTTCTCGAAACACTGGCAATTGGAAGTGCAGGATTTGCAATCGCCTCTTCGGCAAAGAGCTACGGTCAAATCATGGGCTCGAATGATCGCCTCAACTTCGCAGTGATCGGACTGAACAGCCGCGCCTATGCGCATCTTTCTTCCCTGAAGGCGAACAAGAATACTGCCCGGATCTCTCATATATGCGACGTCGATAGCAATATCCTCAAGAAGTTCGCCGACAGCGTACAGCAGGAGATGGGTTATTCCGCCGCCACCGGCAAAGATTTTCGAGAGATCCTGCAGGCGAAAGATGTCGACGCCATCACCATTGCCAGCCCCGATCATTGGCATACTCCCATGGCTATCGCGGGGCTTAAGGCGGGCAAGCATGTCTATGTAGAAAAGCCCTGCAGCCACAATCCCGCTGAAGGCGCGCTGCTGGTAAGTGCTCAACAGAAGTACGGCAAGCTGGTGCAGATGGGCACCCAGCAACGGTCCTCTCCCCATACGATCGAGATCGTCGACAAGATTCATAACGGATTGATCGGTCGCGCCTACTTCGCTAAGGCCTGGTATAGCAACACCAGAAAGTCAATCGGAACGGGAAAGCAAGCCGCGGTGCCGCCGCAGCTGGACTGGGAACTCTGGCAAGGTCCTGCCCCGCGACGGCCTTATACAGACAATGTGCAACCGTATAACTGGCACTGGTTCCGGATCTACGGCACTGGAGAGGCTCTGAATAACGGTACCCATGAAGTCGACGTATGTCGCTGGGCGCTGGGCGTCGACTATCCCAACCGGGTCACCGCCTCCGGTGGAAGATATCAGTTCAAGGATGACTGGCAGTTCTATGACACCTTGGTGACTAGCTTCGAGTATGACGACAAATTTCTGTCCTGGGAGGGTAAGAGCTGCCAGGGCATGAAATATTACAACCGGGACCGGGGGTCGACGATCATGGGAACCACCGGATCGGTCCTGGTCGATCGTGACGGATATGAGGTCTACGATGCCAAGGGAAACAAGGCGAGCGAATTCAAAGTAGGGAAAGAGACCTCATCCTCAGATCTCATCGGCCGCGATTCGATGACGGACCTGCACTTCGCGAACTTCATCGCCGGTATCCAGAAAGGCGAGAAGCTGCATGCGCCGATCGAAGTCGGAAACGTCGCCGTTACCATGCTGCAAATCTCCAACATCGCGTGGGAGGTGAATCGCGAGATGCACCTCGACACCCAGAACGGCAAGATCAAGAACGATGCTAAGGCGATGGAGATGTGGCAGCGAGACTACGAGAAAGGCTGGGCGCCGACCATCTAG
- a CDS encoding HU family DNA-binding protein, whose amino-acid sequence MIKQDIIHNVIERTGLPRNKAEAAVDTVFESLKKALAGGDRIELRGFGVFNVRPRKTGIGRNPRTGAEVTIAPGKAVRFKPGKELHLSDAPVTADVDDDVDDEEDDDD is encoded by the coding sequence TTGATCAAGCAGGACATCATCCACAATGTGATCGAGCGGACCGGATTGCCGCGCAACAAAGCCGAAGCGGCGGTCGACACCGTATTTGAAAGTCTCAAAAAAGCGCTGGCCGGAGGCGATCGCATCGAACTCCGCGGTTTCGGCGTCTTCAATGTCAGACCTCGAAAGACGGGAATCGGACGGAATCCTCGCACCGGGGCGGAAGTCACGATAGCGCCGGGGAAGGCGGTCCGCTTCAAGCCGGGCAAAGAGTTGCACCTGAGTGATGCTCCCGTGACCGCCGACGTCGATGATGACGTTGACGACGAAGAAGACGATGACGATTAG
- a CDS encoding sugar phosphate isomerase/epimerase family protein: MSPTRREFVAGLAASGLISGFPSASHARGRASAGESPGTSCPFRLAVINDEISQDFDHACYVVSKDFGLQWIELRGMWNKNISDLDAKEIADARKILEKYQLRVTDIASPVFKTDWPGAPLSKQSPKRDQFNAAFDFKQQTPLLEHCIELTKAFNTDRLRCFDFWRLDDQKPYRAAINDKLREAAETCAKSNVILILENEMACNTGTGEEGAAVLAAIPNKNFMLNWDPGNAGTFPGNTPYPNGYESLPKERIGHCHCKDVSRKPDGKFEWQPVGGGLVDWVGQFRAFQRDGYHYAVSLETHWRGAGTPEASTRVSMKGLKDALQKAGIQC; this comes from the coding sequence ATGTCCCCCACCCGTCGCGAGTTTGTAGCTGGGCTAGCAGCATCGGGCCTCATCTCAGGATTTCCATCCGCGTCTCACGCACGCGGCCGGGCATCTGCAGGCGAGTCACCTGGTACAAGTTGTCCATTCCGTCTGGCTGTGATCAATGATGAAATCTCCCAGGATTTTGACCACGCCTGCTATGTGGTATCGAAAGATTTCGGTCTGCAATGGATCGAGTTGCGCGGCATGTGGAACAAAAACATTAGCGATCTCGATGCGAAGGAGATTGCTGACGCACGCAAGATCCTCGAGAAGTACCAGCTGCGGGTGACTGACATCGCCAGTCCGGTTTTTAAGACTGATTGGCCCGGGGCGCCCTTGTCCAAGCAAAGCCCCAAGCGCGACCAGTTCAATGCCGCGTTCGATTTCAAGCAGCAGACGCCTCTATTGGAACATTGCATCGAGTTGACCAAGGCATTTAATACCGACCGGCTTCGTTGCTTCGACTTCTGGAGACTGGACGACCAGAAGCCCTATCGCGCGGCCATCAATGACAAGCTCCGCGAAGCTGCCGAGACCTGCGCCAAAAGCAACGTGATCTTGATCCTTGAGAACGAGATGGCCTGCAATACCGGCACCGGCGAGGAAGGAGCCGCCGTTCTGGCAGCCATCCCGAACAAGAACTTCATGCTGAACTGGGACCCAGGCAACGCCGGGACTTTTCCAGGGAATACTCCTTACCCGAATGGCTATGAGAGTCTTCCCAAAGAACGCATCGGTCACTGTCACTGTAAGGATGTGAGCCGCAAGCCAGACGGCAAGTTCGAATGGCAGCCAGTCGGCGGCGGCCTGGTCGATTGGGTCGGGCAGTTCCGCGCATTTCAGCGCGATGGCTACCACTATGCTGTAAGTCTGGAGACACATTGGCGCGGAGCGGGAACTCCGGAAGCGTCCACCCGCGTCAGTATGAAGGGCCTGAAGGACGCGCTGCAAAAGGCCGGTATCCAATGCTAG
- the dcd gene encoding dCTP deaminase, producing MSIKSDRWIREQALQHSMIQPFSEKQVREGVISYGLSSYGYDLRVADEFKIFTNVNSAIIDPKDFDERSFVAVQSDSVLVPPNSFALARSVEYFRIPRDVLTICVGKSTYARCGIIVNVTPFEPEWEGFVTLEISNTTPLPARVYANEGLCQILFFQSDEVCEVSYADRRGKYQKQQGIVLPKL from the coding sequence ATGTCCATTAAGAGTGACCGTTGGATCCGCGAACAAGCCTTGCAACATTCGATGATCCAGCCTTTCAGTGAAAAACAGGTCCGCGAAGGAGTGATCTCCTACGGTCTCTCCTCCTACGGTTATGACCTTCGGGTAGCGGACGAGTTCAAAATATTCACCAACGTCAACAGCGCGATCATCGATCCGAAAGACTTTGACGAACGGTCGTTCGTCGCCGTGCAGTCGGATTCGGTGCTGGTCCCCCCAAACTCTTTTGCCCTGGCACGGTCGGTCGAATATTTTCGGATTCCCCGCGATGTCCTGACGATCTGTGTCGGCAAATCGACCTATGCCCGCTGCGGCATCATCGTCAATGTCACCCCGTTCGAGCCGGAATGGGAGGGGTTCGTCACCCTCGAGATATCCAATACCACGCCCTTGCCGGCGCGCGTATACGCCAACGAAGGCTTGTGTCAGATCCTCTTTTTCCAGTCAGATGAGGTCTGCGAGGTCAGCTACGCTGATCGCAGAGGGAAATATCAGAAGCAGCAGGGCATTGTACTTCCGAAGCTATAA